GGTGGCGGCATGATCGAGATAGATGCGGGGGCGGGCCAAACTTAACTCGTGATTGCTGTTTTGCGGTCCCCGCCTATATAGGCGCCCGCTCGAAGTCCCCATAGCCTTCAAGGAAACCATGCCCGAAGTCATCTTTCCGGGGCCGGAAGGCCGCCTCGAAGGCCGTTTCCACCCGGGCATCCGCCCGCGCGCGCCGGTCGCGCTGATACTGCACAGCCACCCCCAGGCGGGCGGCACGATGAACAACAAGATCGTGCAGCTGATGTACCAGACGTTCGTGAAGCGCGGCTTCGCGACGCTCCGGTTCAACTTCCGCGGAGTCGGCAAGAGCCAGGGCACGTTCGACAACGGCATCGGCGAACTTTCCGACGCGGCAAGCGCGCTCGACTGGGTCCAGCAGATCCACCCCGAGGCCGAGCAGACCTGGGTCGCCGGGGTGAGCTTTGGCGCCTGGATCGGCATGCAGCTCCTGATGCGCCGGCCCGAGATCAAGGGCTTCATCTCGATCGCCCCGCCGGCCAACATGTACGACTTCGGCTTCCTCGCCCCCTGCCCCTCCTCGGGCATCATCATCCAGGGCGAAGCCGACGAGGTGGTCAGCCCGGCGAGCGTCCAGAAGCTCGTCGACAAGCTGCGCACCCAGCGCCACATCACCATCCATCACGACACGATCCCGGGCGCGAATCACTTCTTCGCGAACGAGCTCGACCTGCTGATGAAGAGCGTCGACGGCTATCTCGACATGCGGCTGAACAAGTAGGTCGTTCTCAGACAACCAGGATCAGGACATTGGCGACGAGGATCAGGCCGGCAAGCACCATCAGCCGGCCCTGCTTCCGCGTGTCCGCCCGGAACGCGAGGCGAAGCCCGAAGCCGACCAGCAGGAAGGCGGCCAGCATGGCGATGCTCAGCAGGGTGGCGGCGGTCTTTTCCAAGCGAATCTCCAGCGGCGAAACGGCTTCTTAACCGCTGATCTCCTACAGGGCACGCATGGTGGGGCCCGAACAGACCCAGAAACTGGCCGATGCCTTCGAACGGATCGAGGGCACCATCCTGCCGTGCATCGCGATGATGCTGGAAACCCTCCTCGACGCCTCGCGCGGGATCGGCGCGACCGATCCCAAGGCGCTGGTCGCCGAACTGCAGACCCTCGCGGCCGAGCTCGAGGAGCTCACCCGAAGCGTCGAACTGGTCTCGCCCGTGCAGCTCGATCCCGGCTCCTACCGGACCGCCGTCGAAGGCTGAGCCTGCCCGGGTGGTGGCAAGCCGCCCTGCCCTTCCCTATACTCCGCCCACCATGCAACGCGACGCGGACTGGAACGACTGGCGCGCTTTCCTCGCCGTGGCGCGAAGCGGAAGCACGCTCGCCGCCGCGCGCACGATGCGGGTCAGCCAGACCACCGTCGCGCGCCGGATCGCCGCGCTCGAAGAAGCGCTCGGGCTGCCGTTGTTCGAGCGGCGACCCGCCGGCTATGCGCTGACCGAAGCGGGCGCGGCGCTGGTCGATCGCGCGCAGGCCATTGAACAGGCAGCACTCGCCGCTGAAGCGCACGGCCGGGCCGCTGGCCGCAATGTCCACGGCGTCGTCCGGATCACCTCGGAAGAGGTGTTCAGCGCAAGCCTTCTCGAGCCGCATCTCCTCGACCTGCGCGATCGCTACCCCGATATCCGGATCGACATCGACAATGGCTCGGCGGTGCGC
This genomic window from Sphingomonas rosea contains:
- a CDS encoding alpha/beta hydrolase encodes the protein MPEVIFPGPEGRLEGRFHPGIRPRAPVALILHSHPQAGGTMNNKIVQLMYQTFVKRGFATLRFNFRGVGKSQGTFDNGIGELSDAASALDWVQQIHPEAEQTWVAGVSFGAWIGMQLLMRRPEIKGFISIAPPANMYDFGFLAPCPSSGIIIQGEADEVVSPASVQKLVDKLRTQRHITIHHDTIPGANHFFANELDLLMKSVDGYLDMRLNK